The DNA window AAGAAATGTCAAACAATGCGTGTCCATCGAAACAAGATCTTTCTAGAATCATAGATAGACGGTCATGGTTTCCCAGATTCATGGACTGGTCGGCCCCACGTTGAGCCAAGTTTTCCAGGTGTTCGACTGTAGAAAGCCATTCGCAGACCAACCAAAAGACACAGATGGGGACCAACTAAGAGACTATGTTGTTTTCTCTAGAAATTAAGTGGAAAAACCAAGCCCAAATCCGAGCCTCCAACGTGTGGTTTTcttagcctctctctctctctctctctctctattccatCCAATTATAAACCAGAGACTCTGAACTTTACACCTAAACCTCTcaaagaaaaccccaaaaaaatacaataaggggAAGACAAATCATCAACGCCTCTCACAATTAAGTAGTGTACCAACAGCAGGAACAGCAAGGCTTACCTCTTCATCATCAACTCCTTCTCTGTTCTTCAATGGCTGCTACATCAATTACTGCAACTGGGTTCAAAGGAGGCCTTGCCTCTTCCTTCCATGGAAGTTGGGGTACTTCCTTGGTTGGTGAAGATTATACCGCAGTGATTAAGTCGGTCCCGAGATCGGTTCGAGTGGATAAGCCCATACGGTCGCAACCAGTTATGAGGAACGTTAATGAAGGAAAGGGTCTCTTCGCACCAATTGTTGTTTTCACTCGCAACATCATCGGGAAGAAGCGATTCAATCAGCTTAGAGGCAAAGCCATTGCCTTACACTCACAGGTCCGGTTAATCATCTTTAATCCTCCATGGTCTTACCAAGCTTTCTTGGAATTTCCTTTCTGTCAGTCATGTTGAGGCTTTTGGCTGGGAAGTAGTAGCTTACTCCAAACATTATCAGACTTTCAAAACTTATGTTACTCTGCAACGAACATTTTTCCAGGTAATCACTGAATTCTGTAAATCAATTGGAGCAGATGCCAAACAAAGACAAGGACTGATTCGACTGGCAAAGAAGAATGGAGAAAGACTTGGGTTCCTGGCTTGATGAAAGATgatgtatttttcatttttctttctttgaacaTTTGCATGGAAAATGTTGTGTTCTATACTTCTATATTTTAATTAAGGAATCCCAGAATCTAGATGTGCATACAGTTCTCATCCAAGTACATCACCTGAGAACAGATTGTAAACTACAAGAGTAAAAAGACCTTTCCCTTTCTCATATGGtattccattttcttctcaattgCTCATCTTTTGATTTCTATCAAGATAAAGAAACATCCCAGAAAATTGTTCTGTTCTAGCCCTCTTTCAAttcacttattttctttctgatTTTGACAAAGCAAGTGCAAGTACACTCTGAAGTAAAGAATTGAGGATGGAGATTACATGACCTTCCAGTAAAATTAACTCCTGTTAGAATTTACAGATCATACTCGAGTGCAGCCttctatattttcctttttatttcttcatgTATCTAACCTCTGATAGAGCTTGCTTCACAACAGAGAGCGTGCTTAAggtttcttattatttttacgCTGTTAACTACTACATCTATTTCAGGGGGAAAAACACTGCATCTATTCCATACATAGTTTAGAATGGTTATTCAATCAGCAAGGAGAACATGTATAATAGAATAATAACATCTCACATTCCCCTTGTATTATGAAGTGTTAAAGAAgtgcaaccaaaaaaaat is part of the Macadamia integrifolia cultivar HAES 741 chromosome 9, SCU_Mint_v3, whole genome shotgun sequence genome and encodes:
- the LOC122090168 gene encoding protein PROTON GRADIENT REGULATION 5, chloroplastic-like translates to MAATSITATGFKGGLASSFHGSWGTSLVGEDYTAVIKSVPRSVRVDKPIRSQPVMRNVNEGKGLFAPIVVFTRNIIGKKRFNQLRGKAIALHSQVITEFCKSIGADAKQRQGLIRLAKKNGERLGFLA